In the Candidatus Zixiibacteriota bacterium genome, one interval contains:
- a CDS encoding ABC transporter permease: MLSNGLKKIFISSGRPDNVIVLRESSSIEMMSFITREQTDIIKTIPEIALGDDGKRMVDGEPVVMINHIRREDGLPANVMIRGVGVKSADIHKGFKLVEGRMFEAGETEIAAGVKAAKQLKGCGLGETINFSNTDWTVVGLFEANESSFESEIWGDVEQFLPA; this comes from the coding sequence ATGTTATCGAATGGTCTGAAGAAAATATTTATTAGTTCCGGACGTCCCGATAATGTCATAGTTTTAAGAGAATCATCTTCTATCGAAATGATGAGTTTTATTACAAGGGAACAGACTGATATTATAAAAACTATTCCCGAGATTGCGCTTGGTGATGATGGCAAGCGAATGGTAGACGGTGAACCTGTAGTGATGATTAACCATATCCGCCGCGAGGATGGTCTTCCGGCTAACGTTATGATTAGAGGTGTTGGCGTTAAATCAGCAGATATACACAAAGGGTTCAAGCTTGTTGAGGGACGCATGTTTGAAGCCGGAGAAACTGAGATTGCAGCCGGTGTCAAGGCGGCAAAACAATTAAAGGGATGCGGTCTGGGTGAGACGATTAATTTTAGCAATACAGACTGGACAGTTGTCGGCTTATTTGAAGCCAATGAATCATCATTCGAATCTGAGATATGGGGGGATGTTGAGCAATTTTTGCCTGCCTAA
- a CDS encoding PAS domain S-box protein yields the protein MSKLKKKRFFSGGYESEIKITIILLIGFFLSLNFISAYSLGKARLALNENFKSRIKLGLKSVKKVIEVNNLSLPETAYLNEILTLTDLNQIEILDSLGSRLMAVSALISESSENLISKSAVIKSKTGQTVYYINVHGVNRVGNNLNRLAVFDNIFRIAGLIIGLIIAYLFIRSVMNPYKKIKKEASALDFPQLDYEDVDSVEYAVKMFQEVIRELKQKEKLLQSMYDISEKRADSLAQYNEHILSSISSGAIICDNQGIITRFNRAAEKIIGNSQHYVQGKHYAEVFGENHHIAMVLNEALNNDKIFSRTEFEITRENGDSLWIGLTSSLISDNENNKIGAAALLTDLTKIKQLQQVSDFTEKMAALGEMSAGLAHELRNSIAAILGFSKLLKKLMPPDDKASSIAQSIISESLATEEMISRFLTFAKPLNIQPSRIEIRNLVYDSLKMAVELHQDKQISISVDDQSGDIAINADPILLKNALSNLMINACQAMDDSGILNVGLTFNSHAKQVIISISDTGKGISKENLPKIFNPFFTTREKGTGLGLSLVRKIITGHMGTIEVESKEREGTIFTIILPVDLTIEQNSNKIEKEKAASSIMSVTA from the coding sequence GTGAGCAAGTTGAAAAAAAAACGGTTTTTCTCCGGCGGTTATGAATCCGAAATTAAAATTACGATTATTCTTTTAATAGGCTTTTTTCTTTCCCTAAATTTCATTTCCGCTTATTCGCTCGGTAAAGCTCGCCTGGCTCTAAATGAAAACTTTAAATCCCGCATAAAACTCGGCTTGAAATCGGTTAAAAAGGTTATTGAAGTTAATAATCTGAGTTTACCGGAGACCGCCTACTTGAATGAAATCCTAACTTTGACTGACCTCAATCAAATTGAAATACTCGATAGCCTTGGCAGCCGGCTTATGGCTGTAAGCGCGCTGATTTCAGAATCCTCGGAAAATCTAATATCGAAATCTGCCGTAATTAAAAGCAAAACCGGACAGACTGTTTATTATATCAATGTACACGGCGTAAACAGAGTCGGAAATAATCTAAACCGCTTGGCCGTATTTGATAATATATTTAGAATAGCCGGTTTAATTATCGGTTTAATTATCGCTTATTTGTTCATCAGGTCTGTGATGAATCCTTACAAAAAAATCAAGAAGGAAGCCAGCGCTTTAGATTTTCCACAATTGGATTATGAGGATGTCGATTCTGTCGAGTATGCCGTTAAGATGTTTCAGGAGGTTATTCGCGAGCTTAAGCAGAAAGAAAAGCTGCTTCAATCTATGTACGACATCTCCGAAAAGCGGGCGGATTCATTAGCGCAATATAATGAGCATATCCTTAGCAGTATTTCCTCCGGCGCGATTATTTGCGATAATCAAGGGATAATAACTCGGTTTAATCGCGCGGCTGAAAAAATCATCGGCAACTCTCAGCATTATGTTCAGGGCAAACATTATGCTGAAGTCTTTGGGGAAAATCATCATATTGCCATGGTTCTAAATGAAGCTTTAAACAATGACAAGATATTTTCACGCACCGAATTCGAAATCACTCGTGAGAACGGCGACAGCCTCTGGATTGGCCTGACATCATCGCTGATTTCCGATAATGAGAATAATAAAATCGGCGCAGCGGCGCTATTAACCGACCTGACAAAAATCAAGCAGCTTCAGCAAGTATCCGATTTCACCGAAAAAATGGCGGCGCTGGGCGAAATGTCTGCCGGATTGGCGCATGAACTGCGCAATTCAATCGCGGCTATCCTGGGTTTCAGTAAATTGCTTAAAAAATTAATGCCCCCTGATGATAAAGCAAGCTCTATCGCTCAATCAATTATATCCGAATCATTAGCAACCGAGGAGATGATAAGCAGATTCTTAACCTTTGCAAAGCCGCTGAATATTCAGCCCTCCAGAATCGAAATCAGAAACCTTGTATATGACAGCCTGAAAATGGCGGTCGAATTGCATCAGGATAAGCAGATCAGTATTTCTGTCGATGATCAATCAGGCGACATTGCTATCAATGCCGACCCGATACTTCTAAAAAACGCCCTGTCCAATCTGATGATAAACGCTTGTCAGGCTATGGATGACTCCGGCATTCTAAATGTCGGACTTACTTTTAATTCTCATGCTAAACAGGTGATAATATCAATATCCGACACCGGCAAGGGAATATCAAAAGAGAACCTGCCGAAGATATTCAATCCCTTCTTCACCACACGCGAAAAAGGCACCGGTCTTGGCCTGTCTTTAGTACGCAAGATAATCACCGGTCATATGGGAACCATCGAGGTCGAAAGCAAAGAAAGAGAAGGCACAATCTTCACGATAATCCTGCCGGTTGACCTCACAATCGAGCAGAACAGCAATAAAATCGAGAAAGAAAAAGCCGCCAGCAGTATTATGTCAGTAACTGCTTGA
- a CDS encoding prepilin peptidase produces the protein MLDIIIGIFVFLIGLSIGSFANVCIYRIPRKMSIVKPRSQCPACGQPIRPLHNIPLLSYLFLRGKCDYCGAVIGIRYPLVEFICGLLFLFAYYDLYIVSDNIYMLLVGFYLSTVFLIMFFIDVDFQIIPDSLSLSGIVLGVAASFLPGVRLGWLDSVIGLFVGGALFLAVAVMGDKIFKKESMGGGDIKLAAMLGAFLGWQGILLVLVIGSFFGALIGGIMLIMAKDKESAHTIPFGPYLVTAALIVFYRGNELIAAYLKFIGR, from the coding sequence ATGTTGGATATAATTATAGGAATATTCGTTTTTCTCATCGGGTTAAGCATCGGCAGTTTCGCTAATGTTTGTATATATCGTATTCCGCGCAAGATGTCGATTGTCAAACCCCGTTCACAATGCCCTGCCTGCGGACAGCCAATAAGACCGCTGCATAATATCCCGCTGCTAAGCTATCTGTTTTTACGCGGCAAATGCGACTACTGCGGAGCGGTAATAGGCATACGCTATCCATTGGTCGAATTTATATGCGGCCTGCTTTTTCTTTTTGCTTATTATGATTTATATATTGTAAGTGATAATATCTATATGCTTTTAGTCGGCTTTTACCTATCAACTGTTTTTTTAATCATGTTCTTCATCGATGTTGATTTTCAAATAATACCCGATTCATTATCGCTTTCGGGAATAGTGCTGGGCGTTGCGGCAAGTTTCCTGCCGGGAGTTCGTCTTGGCTGGCTCGATTCTGTTATCGGTTTGTTTGTCGGCGGTGCTCTGTTTTTAGCTGTTGCAGTGATGGGGGACAAGATTTTCAAAAAGGAAAGCATGGGCGGCGGCGATATTAAATTGGCGGCTATGCTCGGCGCCTTTTTAGGCTGGCAAGGAATTCTGCTGGTATTGGTAATCGGCTCATTTTTCGGAGCCTTAATCGGCGGCATTATGCTTATAATGGCTAAAGATAAAGAATCGGCCCACACAATACCATTCGGACCATATCTGGTAACTGCCGCCTTAATTGTATTCTATAGAGGCAATGAGCTTATTGCCGCCTATTTAAAATTCATCGGACGATAA
- the uvrA gene encoding excinuclease ABC subunit UvrA yields the protein MINDKIIIKGAREHNLQNIDVSIPRNKLVVITGLSGSGKSSLAFDTLYAEGQRRYVESLSAYARQFLGLMEKPDVDFIEGLSPAISIEQRSAAKNPRSTVGTVTEIYDYLRLLYARVGIPYCYKCKEPISQQTVQQIADSVIELPTNSRVHILGPVVRGRKGEFKDVFDQIRREGFVRLRVDSKICEINDDIQLDKKKKHTIEVVVDRLIIKNGIRKRLTDSLETALKLGSGLVNVDAIGKGERLYSERYACENCGISYEEPTPRMFSFNSPYGACPACSGLGAKMELDLDLITPDPSLSINEGAIAPWGIPRGGYYFGLIAAVSRHFGFSLNTPFNKLAKKFQNIILHGSGKEEIKFSFEHSNGRGLWEHYSAFEGVINNLKRRYRQTKSESIRAWIEQYMSIKPCEACDGARLKPEALSVMVGGHSIARVAAMSVKKAKEFFNNLKLNRRQSTIARQILKELSQRLGFLMDVGLDYLTIDRSAMTLSGGEAQRIRLATQIGSRLVGVLYILDEPSIGLHQRDNKRLLNTLTTLRELGNTVLVVEHDRETIEAADYVIDLGPGAGIKGGIVVASGAPAKIRRSKKSITGKYLSGKLSIPVPKRRHGGNGEKISIRGAKGNNLKNIRVDFPLGKFICVTGVSGSGKSTLVNETLFRVMAQKFYGSKTPPLVYDSLIGLEKIDKVIDIDQSPIGRTPRSNPATYTGLFTHIRDLFSQIPESKVRGYLPGRFSFNVKGGRCEACEGDGIIKIEMHFLPDVYVPCEVCKGSRYNCDTLEIKYKGKSIADVLDMTVEEALEFFKHIPPIKRKLQTLAGVGLGYIHLGQQATTLSGGEAQRVKLSTELSKIATGKTLYILDEPTTGLHFDDIKQLLQVLNTLVDRGNTVIVIEHNMDVIKTADWIIDLGPEGGDDGGQVVAIGAPEQVAQNKISYTGQFLRRELGLG from the coding sequence ATGATAAACGACAAAATAATAATCAAAGGCGCCCGCGAACATAACCTGCAAAACATAGATGTTTCAATTCCCCGCAATAAGTTAGTTGTAATAACCGGTCTTTCCGGTTCGGGAAAATCATCGCTGGCATTCGATACGCTTTATGCAGAGGGGCAAAGGCGGTATGTCGAGTCGCTGTCGGCTTATGCTCGTCAGTTTCTTGGCCTTATGGAGAAACCGGATGTCGATTTTATAGAGGGACTATCGCCGGCGATATCAATCGAACAGCGCTCAGCCGCTAAAAACCCGCGCTCTACTGTCGGTACTGTTACGGAAATCTATGATTACCTTCGGTTATTGTATGCCCGTGTCGGTATTCCCTATTGTTATAAATGCAAAGAGCCTATCAGTCAGCAGACAGTCCAGCAAATCGCCGATTCGGTAATAGAATTGCCAACCAACAGCCGGGTGCATATTCTCGGCCCTGTAGTCAGGGGGCGCAAAGGCGAATTTAAAGATGTATTCGACCAAATCAGGCGGGAGGGCTTCGTCCGTTTGCGCGTTGACAGCAAAATATGCGAAATCAATGACGATATCCAGCTTGACAAAAAGAAAAAGCATACCATCGAAGTTGTTGTTGACAGATTAATTATTAAAAACGGCATCCGCAAAAGATTGACTGATTCTCTCGAAACCGCTTTGAAGCTTGGTTCCGGCTTGGTCAATGTGGATGCCATTGGCAAAGGCGAGCGTTTATACTCCGAACGCTATGCCTGTGAAAACTGCGGTATTTCGTATGAGGAACCCACGCCGAGGATGTTTTCGTTTAACTCGCCGTATGGAGCCTGTCCGGCATGTTCGGGGTTGGGCGCAAAAATGGAACTTGATTTGGATTTAATAACGCCGGATCCATCATTGTCAATCAATGAGGGCGCGATTGCTCCCTGGGGTATTCCAAGAGGCGGCTATTATTTTGGTTTAATTGCGGCGGTATCGCGTCATTTTGGATTTTCCCTAAATACGCCATTTAATAAACTGGCTAAGAAATTTCAAAATATCATTCTGCATGGCTCGGGAAAAGAGGAAATTAAATTCAGTTTCGAACACTCTAATGGCCGGGGTCTGTGGGAACATTATAGTGCCTTTGAGGGAGTAATCAACAATCTCAAACGACGGTATCGTCAAACCAAATCAGAGAGTATTCGCGCCTGGATTGAGCAATATATGTCAATTAAACCGTGCGAGGCTTGCGATGGCGCTCGTCTAAAACCGGAGGCTTTATCGGTTATGGTCGGCGGCCATTCAATAGCCCGTGTTGCGGCGATGTCGGTCAAGAAAGCCAAAGAGTTTTTTAATAATCTCAAACTAAACCGCCGTCAATCGACTATTGCCCGTCAAATATTAAAAGAGCTGAGCCAGCGGCTTGGCTTTCTTATGGATGTTGGCCTTGATTACTTAACCATAGACAGGTCGGCGATGACATTGTCGGGCGGCGAGGCGCAAAGAATCAGGCTGGCCACGCAAATCGGCTCCCGTCTGGTAGGCGTGCTGTATATCCTCGATGAACCTTCAATCGGCTTGCATCAGCGCGACAACAAGCGGTTGTTAAATACATTGACAACATTAAGAGAGCTTGGCAACACTGTGCTGGTAGTAGAGCACGACCGCGAAACAATCGAAGCCGCCGATTATGTCATCGACTTGGGACCGGGCGCTGGAATAAAAGGCGGAATAGTTGTAGCCAGCGGCGCGCCGGCAAAAATTAGACGTTCAAAAAAATCTATCACCGGCAAATATCTATCTGGGAAGCTTTCAATTCCGGTGCCTAAACGCCGTCATGGCGGCAATGGCGAGAAAATATCAATTCGAGGAGCAAAGGGCAACAACCTGAAAAACATCCGAGTTGATTTCCCGCTGGGTAAATTTATCTGCGTTACAGGCGTATCGGGTTCGGGCAAATCAACGCTTGTCAATGAAACATTATTTCGGGTAATGGCTCAAAAATTTTATGGTTCGAAAACGCCGCCGCTTGTTTATGACAGCTTGATAGGCCTTGAAAAAATCGATAAGGTTATTGATATCGACCAGTCGCCGATTGGCCGCACGCCGAGGTCGAATCCGGCTACTTATACCGGGTTGTTCACTCACATCCGCGATTTGTTTTCACAGATTCCCGAATCGAAGGTAAGAGGCTATTTGCCGGGACGGTTCTCTTTCAATGTTAAAGGCGGGCGATGCGAGGCTTGCGAGGGCGACGGCATCATTAAAATCGAGATGCATTTCCTGCCGGATGTTTATGTGCCATGCGAGGTCTGCAAAGGTTCGCGCTATAATTGCGATACTCTCGAAATCAAATATAAGGGCAAATCTATTGCCGATGTTTTGGATATGACTGTTGAAGAAGCGCTGGAATTTTTCAAACATATCCCGCCTATTAAACGCAAACTTCAGACGCTTGCCGGCGTGGGGCTTGGCTATATTCATCTCGGCCAGCAGGCGACTACGTTATCGGGAGGAGAGGCTCAGCGGGTGAAGCTTTCCACCGAGCTTTCAAAGATAGCGACAGGCAAAACGCTTTACATTCTCGATGAGCCGACTACCGGCCTGCATTTCGATGATATTAAACAGCTTCTTCAGGTGCTAAATACATTGGTTGACCGGGGCAATACAGTGATTGTTATCGAGCACAACATGGATGTAATCAAGACTGCCGACTGGATTATCGACCTTGGCCCGGAGGGCGGCGATGATGGCGGTCAAGTAGTGGCAATCGGCGCTCCCGAGCAGGTAGCGCAGAACAAAATAAGCTATACCGGTCAGTTCTTGCGCCGTGAGTTGGGGTTGGGTTGA
- a CDS encoding site-specific DNA-methyltransferase — protein sequence MEEIADESIHLVATSPPYWQLKDYGNGNQIGFNDSYEEYINNLNLVWSECYRTLHKGCRICINIGDQFARSVYYGRYKIIPIRTEIIKFCEAIGFDYMGSIIWQKVTTCNTSGGATIMGSYPYPRNGIIKLDYEFILIFKKHGKPTKVSPEIKLKSKLSKDEWNEYFVGHWNFPGEKQDKHLAMFPMELPARLIKMFSFVDDTVLDPFLGSGTTSLAAKNLGRNSVGYEINKDFLSIIKSKLNIDQNTIFEDSNYEIIENGLLKNDFSDKISQLPYVFKDPVSFERKIDPKKLQFGSKIDNNHSERCKYYSVKEIQSPEILILDNGLKIRLLGVKEKPELREKAVNFLTEKTKGQKVFIKFDSQKYDDENSLLCYLYLKNKTFINAHILKLGYGVLDTEYQFKYKTKFKKLL from the coding sequence ATGGAAGAAATTGCCGATGAATCGATTCATCTTGTGGCTACATCTCCGCCGTATTGGCAGTTAAAAGACTATGGCAATGGCAATCAGATAGGTTTTAATGATTCATACGAAGAATACATTAACAATCTGAATCTTGTCTGGAGTGAATGCTATAGAACGCTTCATAAGGGATGCAGAATATGCATAAATATTGGCGACCAATTCGCGCGTTCTGTTTATTATGGAAGATATAAGATAATTCCTATAAGAACAGAGATAATAAAATTCTGCGAGGCAATCGGCTTTGATTATATGGGGTCAATTATCTGGCAAAAAGTAACTACATGTAATACATCAGGCGGCGCAACTATTATGGGCTCTTATCCCTATCCAAGAAATGGTATAATAAAGCTGGATTATGAGTTCATATTGATATTTAAAAAACACGGCAAACCGACAAAAGTATCACCTGAAATTAAATTGAAATCAAAATTAAGCAAAGACGAATGGAATGAATATTTTGTTGGTCATTGGAATTTCCCGGGTGAAAAACAAGATAAGCATTTAGCAATGTTTCCTATGGAATTACCGGCAAGGCTGATAAAGATGTTCAGTTTCGTTGACGATACGGTTCTTGATCCTTTCTTAGGAAGCGGTACTACATCCTTAGCAGCGAAAAATCTTGGCAGAAATTCAGTTGGGTATGAAATTAATAAAGACTTTTTATCAATTATAAAAAGCAAACTTAATATAGATCAAAATACTATTTTTGAAGATTCTAATTATGAGATTATAGAAAATGGACTGCTAAAAAATGATTTCTCGGATAAGATTTCTCAATTGCCTTATGTTTTTAAAGACCCTGTTTCCTTTGAAAGAAAAATTGACCCCAAGAAACTTCAATTTGGGTCAAAAATCGATAATAATCACTCAGAAAGATGCAAGTATTACTCAGTCAAAGAAATTCAATCGCCAGAAATCTTAATATTAGATAATGGGCTTAAGATAAGATTACTTGGTGTGAAAGAAAAACCAGAACTAAGAGAAAAAGCTGTCAATTTTTTAACCGAGAAAACAAAAGGGCAAAAGGTATTTATAAAATTTGATTCGCAAAAATATGATGATGAAAATAGTTTGTTATGCTATTTATATTTGAAAAATAAAACTTTTATAAATGCTCATATATTGAAACTTGGATATGGAGTTTTGGATACTGAATATCAATTTAAATACAAGACAAAGTTTAAAAAACTTCTCTAG